The following proteins are co-located in the Camelina sativa cultivar DH55 chromosome 12, Cs, whole genome shotgun sequence genome:
- the LOC104730306 gene encoding villin-4, giving the protein MSVSMRDLDPAFQGAGQKAGIEVWRIENFRPTLIPKSSIGKFFTGDSYIILKTTALKTGALRHDIHYWLGKDTSQDEAGTAAVKTVELDAALGGRAVQYREVQGHETEKFLSYFKPCIIPQEGGVASGFKHVEAEEHTTRLFVCRGKHVVHVKEVPFARSSLNHDDIYILDTKSKIFQFNGSNSSIQERAKALEVVQYIKDTYHDGTCEVATVEDGKLMADADSGEFWGFFGGFAPLPRKTANDEDKTYNSDTTKLFCVEKGQANPVEGDSLKREMLDTNKCYILDCGIEVFVWMGRTTSLDDRKIASGATEEMIRSSERPKSQMIRIIEGFETVSFRSKFESWTKETNTTVSEDGRGRVAALLQRQGVNVRGLMKAAPPKEEPQVFIDCTGNLQVWRVNGQEKTLLQAADHSKFYSGDCYVFQYSYPGEEKEEVLIGTWFGKQSVEEERVSAVSMARKMVESMKFVPAQARIYEGKEPVQFFVIMQSFIVFKGGISSGYKKHIAEKEVDDDTYNENGLALFRIQGSGPDNMQAIQVDPVASSLNSSYCYILHNDSSVFTWAGNLSTSTDQELVERQLDLIKPNLQTRAQKEGSESEQFWELLGGKAEYSSQKLTKEPEHDPHLFSCTFTKEILKVTEIYNFTQDDLMTEDIFIIDCHSEIFVWVGHEVAPKNKLLALTIGEKFIEKDSLLEKLSPEAPVYVIMEGGEPSFFTRFFTSWDSSKSAMHGNSFQRKLKIVKNGGTPVADKPKRRTPASYGGRASVPDKSQQRSRSMSFSPDRVRVRGRSPAFNALAATFESQNARNLSTPPPVVRKLYPRSVTPDSSKFASAPKSSAIASRSALFEKTPPLEPSIPKPLKASPKTAESPAPESNSKEQEEKKVNDKDEEKSMSSRIESLTIQEDAKEGVEDEEDLPSHPYERLKTTSTDPVSDIDVTRREAYLSSEEFKEKFGMTKEAFYKLPKWKQNKFKMAVQLF; this is encoded by the exons ATGTCTGTTTCTATGAGAGATTTAGATCCTGCTTTCCAAGGAGCTGGACAGAAAGC TGGTATTGAAGTATGGCGTATCGAGAATTTCCGCCCGACCCTCATTCCTAAATCTTCTATTGGGAAGTTTTTCACCGGAGATTCTTACATTATATTGAAG ACAACGGCGTTAAAAACTGGTGCATTGCGCCATGATATCCATTACTGGCTTGGTAAAGATACCTCTCAG GATGAAGCCGGGACTGCTGCAGTTAAGACAGTTGAATTAGATGCTGCTCTTGGAGGTCGTGCAGTTCAATATCGGGAAGTTCAAGGCCACGAAACCGAGAAGTTCTTGTCTTATTTTAAACCATGTATCATTCCTCAAGAAGGTGGAGTAGCATCAGGATTCAAACATGTGGAAGCTGAAGAACATACTACTCGCTTGTTCGTCTGCAGAGGAAAACATGTTGTCCATGTCAAAGAG GTTCCTTTTGCTCGGAGTTCTTTAAACCATGATGATATATACATTCTTGACACAAAGTCCAAGATTTTCCAATTCAATGGATCCAATTCAAGTATCCAAGAGAGAGCAAAAGCATTGGAAGTGGTTCAGTACATCAAAGATACTTACCATGATGGGACATGTGAAGTTGCTACAGTTG AGGATGGGAAACTTATGGCTGATGCTGATAGTGGAGAATTTTGGGGTTTCTTTGGTGGGTTTGCTCCACTACCTAGGAAAACAGCTAATGATGAAGACAAAACTTATAATTCCGATACCACCAAATTATTTTG TGTCGAGAAGGGTCAGGCAAATCCTGTTGAGGGAGATTCGTTGAAGAGGGAGATGCTGGATACAAACAAGTGTTACATTCTCGATTGTGGAATTGAAGTCTTTGTTTGGATGGGAAGAACCACTTCTCTTGATGATAGAAAAATTGCGAGTGGAGCAACAGAA GAAATGATCCGTTCATCTGAACGACCCAAATCGCAAATGATCCGCATAATAGAAGGATTTGAAACCGTTTCATTTCGATCAAAGTTTGAATCTTGGACTAAAGAAACTAATACAACTGTGTCAGAGGATGGTAGAGGCAGAGTTGCTG CTCTTTTGCAACGACAAGGAGTAAACGTGAGAGGCCTGATGAAAGCTGCTCCGCCTAAAGAAGAGCCTCAAGTTTTCATCGATTGCACGGGAAATCTGCAGGTTTGGCGTGTGAATGGACAGGAAAAGACTCTCCTTCAAGCTGCTGATCATTCAAAATTCTACAGTGGAGATTGCTATGTTTTCCAGTATTCTTATccaggagaagagaaagaagaagttcttATAGGAACATGGTTCGGAAAACAAAGTGTAGAG GAGGAACGAGTTTCTGCAGTCTCTATGGCAAGGAAAATGGTTGAGTCAATGAAATTTGTCCCAGCCCAA GCTCGCATCTATGAAGGAAAGGAACCTGTTCAATTCTTTGTGATTATGCAAAGCTTTATCGTTTTTAAG GGTGGTATTAGCAGTGGATACAAGAAACACATAGCCGAGAAAGAAGTTGATGATGATACATACAATGAGAATGGTCTTGCTCTATTCCGCATTCAAGGTTCTGGTCCGGATAATATGCAAGCCATACAAGTTGACCCG GTTGCTTCATCGCTGAACTCTTCATACTGTTATATACTACATAATGATTCTTCAGTCTTTACTTGGGCTGGAAATTTATCAACCTCAACTGACCAAGAACTCGTCGAAAGGCAGCTCGATCTGATTAAG ccAAATCTACAGACTAGAGCACAAAAGGAAGGTTCAGAATCAGAACAGTTCTGGGAGTTATTAGGAGGCAAAGCTGAATATTCGAGCCAAAAGCTCACAAAGGAACCCGAGCATGACCCTCATTTATTCTCATGTACATTCACAAAAG AAATTCTGAAG GTAACAGAGATATATAACTTCACACAGGATGACTTGATGACTGAAGATATATTTATCATAGACTGTCACTCAGAAATCTTTGTCTGGGTTGGCCATGAAGTAGCCCCAAAGAACAAGTTGCTAGCTTTAACTATTGGAGAG AAATTTATCGAGAAAGATTCCCTCCTGGAAAAGTTATCCCCTGAAGCCCCTGTATATGTGATCATGGAAGGTGGTGAGCCGTCATTCTTCACCCGGTTTTTCACTTCTTGGGATTCCTCAAAATCTGCC atGCATGGCAACTCATtccaaagaaaactcaaaattgtcaaaaatgGTGGAACTCCAGTTGCAGAT AAACCGAAACGAAGAACCCCAGCTTCATATGGTGGCCGTGCCAGCGTTCCTGACAAGTCGCAGCAGCGGTCAAGAAGCATGTCCTTTAGTCCAGACAGGGTTCGCGTGAGGGGCAGATCTCCAGCGTTCAATGCACTTGCAGCAACATTTGAGAGCCAAAATGCAAGAAACCTTTCAACTCCTCCCCCAGTAGTTAGGAAACTATACCCGAGATCTGTTACTCCTGACTCCTCAAAGTTTGCTTCCGCTCCCAAGTCTTCAGCCATTGCTTCTCGTAGTGCACTTTTCGAAAAAACACCTCCTCTAGAACCTTCCATTCCAAAACCACTCAAAG CGAGCCCGAAGACAGCTGAGTCTCCAGCGCCAGAGTCGAACTCAAAAGAACAGGAAGAGAAAAAGGTAAATGACAAGGATGAAGAGAAATCAATGAGCAGCCGGATAGAATCTCTGACAATTCAAGAAGATGCTAAAGAAGGAGTCGAAGACGAGGAAGATTTACCATCTCACCCTTATGAACGTCTCAAGACAACTTCCACTGACCCTGTCTCAGACATTGATGTAACAAGGAGAGAG
- the LOC104730307 gene encoding uncharacterized protein LOC104730307, giving the protein MVQSYHRHFFTKFENMLFMKKELELNCMGSLFRLFINRVRKQQGDSNQLQEGMTTTASTSGQAERPWKLQDTPRNDNESSAKSHCTSSLRLETRKSLFDFFLHLMGPILLKVDEYKQSFSEMAPLLADLCGVIKTANSLLFHFAHERIYVKTEDASGGACSVFFKKIFETIVSVASQLKIHYPYNDASEMHVLLAKELVTAIGYLLQIEYEVIESDLVTLWLIILSFLEFSSFSPENSEDDCPLTSLLLGLGCQLINLYSDLRQVSVAVVSLCKAVRLVIPVVTPADGDNDKMIDAGELLLATVFPLERSEKSVEKLLSSQDLRLVIHRAIKVIPEGQASGCITSLATDLSETMMWIKEVCCSTSAGAQDGPVAAFLAVSLSDIYSVILDSLTITTGNSIPVGQSMKDLLDLISPSLTHLVSSDSDCIENFFSAVTEMRLDFIMAKRKRATYRKSVRLFIVFVLRIYMSSRSLYRQVTSLMPPKKQKDMAGIKGDSVAARCGSDWIKEKSWNYEGYFSLISQPSASIVNIIKHISAKYLKGDSADCCLLIYLLYRVTLQRLVDLNRHIKSLDYVSQISDNQIHGTMLKHVSVLKREGEELTDFLLGNNIISGFADVGTFEMLEDTDQWILRFSGINRKCLPALRLWVLSQHIDLWCPHAGKKKLKNFLSQLIGSSVPSVLNGVGMSTPDWENNVDNGTQKKKIRLEQFSLRLLFDSVLFEHEFVRRYLAPSFSHVLKMTAEAFFMDFTEEVNFDSPSDWSEVLILLEKAIANLPGKLQSEAFLEAHVSQVDNRKFTACQNLLNLLCGMPKEYMNKKSFQLHASYVLDLERFIVFSMLRCLNKLSPGDMQNLFSLFITCRKTLKSIVMVSCDKVLEASKLPLSNSSLLASWLFESAQAVVTFQMRSRNDFTGKARDALFSLMDHTSYMFLTVSKYQFSKALPLSDKQLISSELSDGAGQGDLIFESLTEQAETLLNALRVTFRDEVTAFECETLILNKLTPIFSCFSGLLWGLASAVGQRDMHKNHQNTKLKWKSEQFSKFSRIIYVLSNFIEVFAQCLFFSGDWLREIQTKINWTILFDGTEGSIGMCGDVVETTDVKKKIIESMIKGDTSEKVLALRHLLIASAAILRLNLQIDGITFSPTFVSVLTGISNDLLSEFADMSEVPVEFSFIWLDGAVKVLEELGSQFCLFNPSSNEDLYSKLIELHLKVIGKCISLQGKEATLESHETGFGTNAIHAKQLLLAKNQSHGLHWLDELKQRLRISFIVFIHRSSELHLFSGVQAIERSLVGVWEVCPAIYCIQSGNRDGGRISETAAAGLDCLDLILEHATGRKRLNVVKRHIQGLISAVFGIMAHMQSPFIFFTNAVVGNEGANSPDAGSVILMCVEVLIRIAGKHALFQMDSSHISQSIHIPGAIFRDYLQIIPRVGFSVLDGNLLRQDDEQHDLLGSSKDLQVDQKFSMSLYAACCRLLYTAVKHHKCETEGSIATLQESVSALLYCLESAGNKLGNYDSWEVEEGIRCACFLRRIYEELRQQKEVFGQHCFKFLSSYIWVSSGYGPLKTGLKREVDEALRPGVYALIDSCSPNDLQYLHTVFGEGPCRNSLATLQQDYKLNFKYHGKV; this is encoded by the exons ATGGTGCAAAGCTATCATCGGCATTTCTTTACAAAGTTCGAGAACATGTTATTTATGAAGAAGGAGTTGGAGCTGAACTGTATGGGTTCATTGTTTAGGTTGTTTATTAACAGAGTGAGAAAACAACAAGGAGATTCAAATCAGTTGCAGGAAGGCATGACGACAACGGCCTCAACTTCCGGGCAAGCAGAAAGGCCATGGAAGCTGCAAGACACACCTAGAAATGATAATGAGTCTTCTGCAAAAAGTCATTGCACAAGTTCCCTCCGCCTGGAGACACGGAAATCACTTTTTGATTTCTTCCTGCATCTTATGGGACCTATATTACTCAAGGTCGATGAATATAAACAATCTTTCTCTGAAATGGCTCCTCTATTGGCTGATTTATGTGGTGTTATTAAAACAGCTAATAGTTTGCTGTTCCACTTTGCTCATGAGCGAATATATGTGAAGACAGAGGATGCATCTGGAGGagcttgctctgtttttttcaaGAAGATCTTCGAAACAATAGTTTCAGTTGCTTCTCAGTTAAAAATTCATTATCCATATAATGATGCGTCAGAGATGCATGTTTTGTTAGCCAAGGAGCTAGTAACTGCAATAGGCTACCTGTTACAAATTGAATACGAAGTCATTGAGAGTGATTTAGTTACTTTGTGGctaatcattctctctttccTGGAGTTTAGTAGTTTTTCACCAGAGAATTCAGAAGACGACTGCCCGTTGACGTCATTGTTACTTGGTCTTGGATGTCAGCTGATAAATCTATATAGTGACCTACGCCAG GTAAGTGTTGCTGTAGTTTCCCTGTGCAAAGCTGTAAGGCTTGTGATACCTGTTGTAACACCTGCTGATGGTGATAATGATAAGATGATCGACGCTGGAGAGCTTCTTCTAGCAACTGTGTTCCCTTTAGAAAGAAGTGAAAAATCAGTGGAAAAGCTCTTGTCATCTCAAGATTTAAGACTTGTTATACATAGAGCTATTAAAGTGATACCAGAAGGCCAAGCAAGTGGTTGTATCACGAGCTTGGCAACAGATTTATCAGAAACCATGATGTGGATAAAAGAAGTTTGTTGCTCAACAAGTGCTGGAGCACAAGATGGACCAGTGGCAGCATTCTTGGCCGTATCTTTGTCTGATATATATTCAGTTATTCTCGACTCACTAACTATTACAACAGGTAATAGTATCCCTGTTGGCCAGTCCATGAAAGATCTGCTGGACCTCATCAGTCCATCCTTAACTCATCTGGTTTCTTCAGACTCAGATTGCATTGAAAATTTCTTTTCTGCTGTCACGGAAATGCGTTTGGACTTTATAATGGCTAAAAGGAAGAGAGCGACCTACAGAAAGTCTGTGcgcttgtttattgtttttgtcttgCGTATTTACATGTCTTCCAGAAGCTTATATAGGCAGGTGACTAGTCTTATGCctcccaaaaaacaaaaagatatggcTGGTATTAAGGGCGACTCTGTTGCAGCTCGTTGCGGAAGTGATTGGATAAAAGAGAAAAGCTGGAATTATGAGGGCTATTTTTCATTGATCTCTCAACCTTCAGCTTCCATtgtcaacatcatcaaacacaTTTCAGCTAAATACCTGAAGGGTGACAGTGCAGATTGCTGTTTGCtgatatatttattgtataGAGTCACTCTTCAGAGACTTGTTGATTTGAACAGGCACATCAAATCACTTGATTATGTGTCACAGATAAGTGATAATCAGATACATGGTACAATGCTCAAGCATGTATCAGTTCTTAAGCGTGAAGGAGAAGAGCTTACTGATTTCCTTTTGGGTAACAACATCATATCAGGATTTGCTGATGTTGGAACTTTTGAAATGTTAGAAGACACTGATCAGTGGATTCTCAGGTTTTCTGGCATCAACCGAAAGTGTTTGCCTGCTTTGCGTTTGTGGGTTCTTAGCCAGCATATTGATCTTTGGTGCCCCCATGcaggaaaaaagaaattgaagaattttCTGTCTCAGCTAATAGGTAGTTCTGTTCCGTCAGTATTGAACGGAGTGGGTATGTCTACCCCTGACTGGGAGAATAATGTAGACAACGGCactcaaaagaagaagatacggTTGGAACAGTTCTCGCTAAGACTTCTTTTTGATTCAGTACTTTTTGAGCATGAA TTTGTTCGCAGATATCTGGCGCCGAGTTTCTCTCACGTACTGAAAATGACAGCAGAAGctttttttatggattttacTGAAGAAGTTAACTTTGATTCACCGTCAGATTGGTCGGAGGTGTTAATCCTGCTTGAAAAGGCAATTGCCAATTTACCGGGAAAGCTTCAATCAGAAGCCTTTCTAGAAGCACATGTGTCACAGGTGGACAATCGGAAGTTCACAGCTTGTCAAAATTTGCTAAATCTTTTATGTGGGATGCCCAAGGAGTATATGAATAAGAAATCATTCCAACTTCATGCAAGTTATGTTCTCGACCTTGAGAG GTTTATAGTATTTAGCATGTTGAGATGTTTGAACAAGCTGTCTCCGGGTGATATGCAAAACCTTTTCAGCCTGTTCATCACTTGCagaaaaactttgaaaagtATTGTTATGGTTTCTTGCGACAAGGTGCTAGAAGCTTCCAAGTTACCTTTATCAAATAGTTCGTTGTTGGCTTCTTGGCTTTTCGAATCAGCACAAGCTGTGGTTACTTTTCAAATGAGATCTAGGAATGATTTTACAGGAAAAGCAAGGGACGCTCTCTTTTCTTTGATGGATCACACATCATATATGTTTCTAACCGTAAGTAAATATCAGTTCAGCAAGGCACTACCATTGTCTGATAAACAACTCATTTCATCAGAACTTTCGGACGGAGCTGGACAAGGGGACCTTATATTTGAGAGTTTGACAGAACAGGCAGAAACTTTACTAAATGCTTTGAGGGTTACCTTTAGGGATGAGGTAACAGCCTTTGAATGTGAGACGCTGATACTGAACAAGTTAACAcctatattttcttgttttagtgGATTGTTGTGGGGATTAGCATCTGCAGTGGGTCAAAGAGATATGCATAAGAATCATCAAAACACAAAACTGAAATGGAAATCAGAACAGTTCTCGAAGTTTTCCCGCATTATCTATGTGCTTAGCAATTTTATTGAGGTTTTTGCACAGTGTCTGTTTTTTAGTGGTGATTGGCTGCGGGAAATCCAAACCAAGATTAACTGGACCATATTGTTTGATGGGACCGAGGGTTCAATTGGTATGTGTGGTGACGTAGTAGAGACCACTgatgtgaaaaagaaaattattgagAGCATGATAAAGGGTGATACCTCGGAAAAAGTATTGGCACTCAGGCATCTGTTAATTGCTTCTGCTGCTATCCTAAGGCTAAATCTGCAGATTGATGGCATTACCTTCTCACCTACATTTGTCTCTGTTCTCACGGGCATTTCAAATGATCTACTGTCTGAATTCGCAGACATGAGCGAGGTACCGGTTGAATTCTCATTTATTTGGTTGGATGGTGCAGTGAAAGTTCTTGAAGAATTAGGGAGCCAATTCTGCTTATTTAACCCTTCATCAAACGAAGATCTGTATTCAAAGTTGATTGAGTTGCACCTGAAGGTGATTGGGAAATGCATATCACTACAAGGAAAAGAGGCCACCTTGGAATCTCACGAGACAGGATTTGGTACTAATGCAATCCATGCGAAGCAACTGTTATTAGCAAAAAATCAGTCTCACGGATTGCACTGGTTGGATGAATTAAAACAGAGGCTTAGGATATCATTTATAGTTTTCATACATAGGTCCTCAGAGTTACACTTATTTTCTGGAGTACAGGCTATAGAAAGATCACTAGTTGGAGTATGGGAAGTGTGCCCAGCTATCTATTGCATACAGTCTGGAAACAGAGATGGGGGCAGAATCTCTGAAACCGCTGCTGCTGGTCTTGACTGTCTGGACCTAATTCTGGAACATGCCACAG GTCGCAAACGTTTGAATGTGGTTAAAAGGCACATCCAAGGCTTAATATCTGCAGTGTTCGGTATCATGGCTCACATGCAGAGTCCatttattttcttcacaaaTGCAGTTGTTGGCAACGAAGGTGCCAATTCTCCGGATGCTGGGTCAGTAATTCTCATGTGTGTTGAAGTCTTGATAAGAATAGCAGGGAAACACGCTTTGTTTCAGATGGATTCATCACACATAAGCCAATCCATACATATTCCCGGAGCAATTTTTCGAGATTACCTTCAGATAATACCAAGGGTGGGATTCTCGGTTCTAGATGGAAATTTGTTACGTCAGGATGATGAGCAACACGATCTGTTAGGAAGCTCAAAAGATCTTCAAGTAGACCAGAAATTCTCGATGAGCCTGTATGCTGCATGCTGCCGACTATTATATACAGCTGTTAAGCATCATAAGTG TGAAACTGAGGGGTCCATTGCTACACTCCAAGAATCTGTCTCGGCGCTTCTTTATTGTTTGGAGTCGGCAGGAAATAAATTGGGCAATTATGATTCATGGGAAGTGGAAGAGGGAATTAGATGTGCGTGTTTCCTCCGGAGGATCTATGAAGAG CTAAGACAACAGAAGGAGGTCTTTGGACAGCATTGTTTCAAGTTCTTGTCAAGTTACATATGGGTTTCTTCCGGTTATGGACCTCTTAAGACGGGTCTCAAAAG GGAGGTAGATGAAGCTTTAAGACCTGGTGTGTATGCTCTTATAGACTCTTGCTCACCTAACGATCTTCAATATCTCCATACAGTATTTGGTg AAGGCCCTTGTAGAAACTCTCTAGCAACTCTGCAACAAGACTACAAGTTGAATTTCAAGTACCATGGAAAAGTCTAG